A genomic stretch from Candidatus Brocadiia bacterium includes:
- a CDS encoding ABC transporter permease produces the protein MELIYQGIKEAFLLILKGDSEIIGITILSIIVSGSATLISMFIGVPLGAVIGLSRFRLKKFIFSLINTGMGLPPVVVGLFVVLFLWRSGPLGFINLLYTPYAMVIAQVIIATPIVMGLSAAAIQQLPEKLKLQTLTLGANYCQMLWIMIKEARLPILAAIMAGFGGVISEVGAVMMVGGNIKGQTRVLTTATVMETRMGHLEIAIALGIILLVIAFVINYILTRIQQSSKS, from the coding sequence ATGGAATTGATTTACCAGGGCATTAAAGAAGCGTTCCTGCTGATACTCAAAGGCGATTCGGAAATAATCGGCATAACCATCCTGTCTATTATTGTCTCCGGCTCGGCCACTTTGATATCCATGTTCATCGGTGTGCCGCTCGGCGCCGTAATCGGCCTGAGCCGCTTCCGCCTAAAGAAGTTCATATTCAGCCTTATCAATACCGGAATGGGCCTGCCGCCGGTGGTGGTCGGACTGTTCGTGGTGCTGTTCCTGTGGCGGTCCGGCCCGCTCGGATTCATCAACCTGCTCTATACGCCCTACGCTATGGTCATCGCCCAGGTGATTATCGCCACCCCTATCGTCATGGGGCTATCAGCCGCGGCCATACAGCAACTGCCGGAAAAGCTCAAGCTCCAGACGCTGACCTTGGGCGCCAATTATTGCCAGATGCTCTGGATAATGATAAAAGAGGCGCGCCTGCCGATACTGGCCGCGATTATGGCCGGGTTCGGCGGTGTCATCTCCGAGGTCGGCGCGGTGATGATGGTCGGCGGAAATATCAAAGGCCAAACACGCGTCCTGACCACAGCCACGGTTATGGAAACCCGGATGGGCCACCTCGAAATAGCCATCGCGTTAGGAATTATCTTATTGGTTATTGCTTTTGTGATAAATTATATATTAACCCGCATACAACAAAGCTCTAAATCCTAA
- the amrS gene encoding AmmeMemoRadiSam system radical SAM enzyme: MKEALYYTVQGDKIQCRLCPHNCVIGPERAGICRQRRNINGILYSVNYERVASTNLDPIEKKPLYHFYPATQIMSFGTVGCNLGCQFCQNWSISHEDAETEELKSEEAVDTTQKYKSPAIAYTYNEPFIWYEFVLETAMLAHTKGIKNVLVTNGYVNPEPLAEILPYIDAMNIDLKSIRPDFYRKLCQAKLEPVLATLKTANKSVHLEITNLVIPGENDALDQFEELSRWIAENLGQDTPLHFSAYYPAYHLNNPPTPAATLIKAYEIARKHLWFVYMGNVVLEHGNDTICHNCQARLINRRGYLTKILALTPEGKCSTCGAENNIIM, translated from the coding sequence ATGAAAGAAGCGTTATATTACACTGTTCAGGGCGATAAAATCCAATGCCGGCTCTGCCCGCACAACTGTGTTATCGGACCGGAGCGGGCCGGTATCTGTCGCCAGCGGCGCAACATAAACGGTATTTTGTATTCGGTTAATTATGAGCGGGTTGCTTCCACCAACCTCGACCCGATAGAGAAAAAACCGCTCTATCATTTCTACCCGGCGACCCAGATAATGTCATTCGGAACTGTTGGTTGTAACCTGGGCTGCCAGTTCTGCCAGAACTGGTCTATTTCCCACGAGGATGCCGAGACCGAGGAGCTTAAATCCGAAGAAGCCGTGGATACCACCCAGAAATACAAATCCCCGGCCATTGCCTATACATATAATGAGCCTTTTATCTGGTATGAGTTTGTCCTGGAAACGGCAATGTTGGCGCATACCAAAGGCATCAAGAACGTGCTGGTAACCAACGGGTATGTCAACCCCGAACCGCTGGCTGAAATACTGCCTTATATTGATGCTATGAACATAGACCTCAAGAGCATCCGGCCTGATTTCTACCGCAAGCTCTGCCAGGCAAAGTTGGAGCCGGTTCTGGCCACATTGAAGACCGCTAATAAAAGCGTGCACTTGGAAATCACCAACCTGGTTATTCCGGGGGAAAATGACGCTTTGGACCAGTTTGAAGAACTCAGCCGTTGGATAGCCGAAAACCTGGGGCAGGATACGCCGCTCCATTTCTCGGCTTATTATCCGGCCTATCATCTGAATAACCCGCCCACACCGGCGGCAACCCTTATTAAGGCATACGAGATAGCCCGCAAGCATCTTTGGTTTGTTTATATGGGCAACGTGGTGCTGGAACACGGCAACGATACGATTTGCCATAACTGCCAGGCCCGTCTGATAAACCGCCGTGGTTACCTGACCAAGATATTGGCGCTAACGCCTGAAGGTAAGTGCTCAACCTGCGGCGCGGAGAATAACATTATAATGTAA
- a CDS encoding STAS domain-containing protein, whose amino-acid sequence MPQLIFSKQVVKLGDGSECLVVKISGSIDSSSMSEFDGALGKFIQNNYYQMVFNLSGLSYISSSGLGSLMRYVQKCREKGGDIKITHIPPNIWAIFRTVGLNAIFEVINSDQQAINRFQQQASYRPVDQRNFPAKFKCPGCQAQIEIAKPGKYGCPHCHTYFAAEDTGAIKSFIPRRPKMIEAKIMGDEDGLEWIKGLVRSQTQWLNFTKEGRDRMEMAIDKTYKLVTSKLNTSKERNYRVVVVPGKDDLSVALVDLKRSPFEKNGLEDSKEWKDIQKLVDTLEFIPLTPNGYIVKLLKVQE is encoded by the coding sequence ATGCCGCAATTAATATTTAGTAAGCAAGTCGTTAAGTTGGGCGACGGTTCCGAGTGCCTGGTGGTCAAGATTTCCGGCTCGATTGATTCTTCCTCGATGTCGGAATTTGACGGGGCTCTGGGAAAATTCATTCAGAATAATTACTACCAGATGGTGTTTAACCTTTCGGGTCTTTCATATATAAGTTCTTCCGGACTGGGGTCGTTGATGCGTTATGTCCAGAAATGCCGGGAAAAGGGCGGTGACATCAAGATTACCCATATACCGCCCAACATCTGGGCGATTTTTAGGACGGTTGGGCTCAATGCTATCTTTGAGGTGATAAATTCGGACCAGCAGGCCATCAACCGTTTCCAGCAGCAGGCCAGCTACCGGCCGGTGGACCAGCGGAATTTTCCGGCTAAATTTAAGTGCCCGGGATGTCAGGCTCAGATTGAAATAGCCAAGCCGGGCAAGTACGGGTGCCCGCATTGCCACACTTATTTCGCGGCCGAGGATACCGGCGCGATTAAGTCTTTCATCCCGCGCCGGCCGAAGATGATTGAAGCCAAGATTATGGGCGATGAGGATGGCCTGGAGTGGATAAAAGGCCTGGTCCGGTCTCAGACCCAGTGGTTGAACTTTACTAAAGAGGGGCGGGACCGAATGGAAATGGCTATTGATAAAACCTATAAATTGGTTACCAGCAAGCTGAACACCTCCAAGGAGCGGAATTACCGCGTGGTGGTGGTGCCTGGTAAGGATGATTTGTCAGTAGCGCTGGTAGATTTAAAGCGTTCGCCTTTTGAGAAGAACGGACTGGAAGACAGTAAGGAATGGAAAGACATACAAAAGCTGGTCGATACCCTTGAATTCATACCTTTAACCCCGAACGGGTATATAGTCAAGTTATTAAAAGTCCAGGAATAG
- a CDS encoding helix-turn-helix domain-containing protein: MPFPHTFITLTDDERKRISWKLQAMALKGQGRKRKRLQSIWLSNEGYTFKQISTMLNVTYQSVKMWISLYRKVGLDEYLVRMKK; this comes from the coding sequence ATGCCTTTTCCTCATACATTTATCACGCTGACCGATGATGAGCGCAAGAGAATCAGTTGGAAGCTGCAGGCGATGGCGCTGAAAGGGCAGGGCCGGAAACGCAAACGACTTCAGTCTATTTGGTTATCTAATGAAGGTTATACATTTAAGCAAATCAGTACAATGTTAAATGTTACTTATCAGTCCGTAAAGATGTGGATATCTCTTTATCGGAAGGTGGGATTGGATGAATATCTGGTCCGGATGAAAAAGTAA
- the topA gene encoding type I DNA topoisomerase, whose amino-acid sequence MAKDKKKPKAKSKVKAAKKKKPVKLLEPVIAAEQPMDEPVKKKSGFKAREQKPFVPDKAPDDIAERSLVIVESPAKSKTIGKILGNKFFVSSCYGHIRDLPSNKLGLDIENDFAAKYEIIPKQVRNVSALKKMAKKARAVYIASDPDREGEAIAWHLTQALELPDAKTWRVSFDEITADAINRAFEHPTKLAMDKVNAQQARRFLDRVVGYKLSPLLWKKIARGLSAGRVQSVAVKLIVAREKEIKGFIPQEYWKFLGAFTPPLKPADVFEASLVKLENERLVSPAEDNNGIWLGNETESTKLIDALKTAKFTVVAVTEKETTQSPPPPFITSTLQQQAFNQLGFTTKKTMFVAQQLYEGVDLPEGPTGLITYMRTDSVRINENSIQQCRNYITTKYGADYLNPEVRRYKSGKSAQEAHEAIRPAYPEKSPDDLSQYLTPDQFKLYNLIWKRCIATQMAAPQWKSTSVEINSAIVSGLELELLRRDKEVITKVKSNISKAIFTASARKLLFKGYLTLYSPEEQVLLALKENDQLNLAGVTPTRVFTLPPPRYTEASLVKALEKYGIGRPSTYSPIISTIQARGYVYRPRRSRQMYATELGILVTDKLQKYFDDVMNTGFTAGMEEDLDKIEEAKAEWLKVLKDFYGLFSKDLAHAEQLMEKEKGGPAPDGSNCEKCGNPMIIRWSRHGRFIACSGFPKCRNVKPIQTAPPPEPVQPAEPEKEELAKDTGEAEE is encoded by the coding sequence ATGGCAAAAGATAAAAAAAAACCTAAGGCAAAGTCCAAGGTCAAAGCGGCTAAAAAAAAGAAGCCGGTAAAACTCCTTGAGCCGGTTATTGCCGCCGAACAGCCGATGGACGAGCCGGTAAAGAAGAAGTCCGGCTTCAAGGCGCGCGAGCAAAAGCCATTTGTGCCGGACAAGGCGCCCGATGATATCGCCGAGCGGTCGCTGGTCATCGTCGAGTCCCCTGCCAAGTCCAAAACTATCGGCAAGATTCTGGGTAACAAGTTCTTCGTCTCCTCCTGTTACGGCCATATCCGCGACCTGCCGTCCAATAAATTAGGGCTGGATATCGAAAACGACTTCGCGGCTAAATACGAAATTATCCCCAAGCAGGTCCGCAACGTCAGCGCCCTGAAAAAGATGGCCAAAAAGGCCCGGGCCGTTTATATCGCCTCCGATCCGGACCGCGAGGGAGAGGCCATCGCCTGGCACCTGACCCAGGCGCTGGAACTGCCCGATGCTAAGACCTGGCGGGTCAGCTTTGACGAAATAACGGCTGACGCCATTAACCGCGCATTCGAACACCCGACCAAACTGGCTATGGACAAGGTTAACGCCCAGCAGGCGCGCCGGTTCCTGGACCGGGTGGTCGGCTATAAGCTTTCACCGCTCCTCTGGAAAAAGATAGCCCGGGGCCTGAGCGCCGGCCGGGTCCAGTCCGTAGCGGTCAAGCTTATCGTGGCGCGAGAAAAGGAAATCAAGGGTTTCATCCCTCAGGAATACTGGAAGTTCCTGGGCGCTTTTACGCCACCCTTAAAGCCAGCCGATGTCTTCGAGGCATCGCTGGTCAAGCTGGAGAACGAGCGGCTGGTCAGCCCGGCCGAGGACAATAACGGCATCTGGCTGGGCAATGAAACAGAATCAACCAAACTAATCGATGCGCTTAAAACTGCTAAATTCACCGTGGTTGCCGTCACCGAAAAGGAAACGACCCAGTCGCCACCCCCGCCGTTCATCACCAGCACCCTGCAACAGCAGGCCTTTAACCAGCTGGGATTCACCACCAAGAAAACCATGTTCGTGGCCCAGCAATTATACGAAGGCGTGGACCTGCCCGAAGGCCCAACCGGCTTGATTACATATATGAGGACCGATTCGGTCCGGATAAACGAGAACTCCATCCAGCAATGCCGTAATTATATCACCACCAAATACGGCGCGGACTACCTCAATCCCGAGGTGCGCCGTTATAAATCCGGCAAGTCGGCCCAGGAGGCGCACGAAGCCATCCGCCCGGCATATCCGGAAAAATCGCCGGACGACCTCAGTCAATACCTGACCCCGGACCAGTTCAAGCTTTATAACCTTATCTGGAAACGCTGCATCGCCACCCAGATGGCCGCGCCCCAATGGAAATCCACTTCTGTCGAGATTAACAGCGCTATCGTCTCCGGCCTGGAACTGGAACTATTGCGCCGAGATAAGGAAGTCATCACCAAAGTTAAATCAAACATCAGTAAGGCGATATTCACGGCCAGCGCCCGGAAGCTGCTATTCAAGGGATATCTGACGCTCTATTCGCCCGAGGAACAGGTCCTGCTGGCCCTCAAGGAGAATGACCAGTTGAATCTGGCCGGCGTTACTCCGACCAGGGTGTTCACCCTGCCACCGCCGCGCTACACCGAAGCATCGCTGGTCAAGGCGCTGGAAAAATACGGCATCGGCCGGCCATCCACCTACTCACCGATTATCTCCACCATCCAGGCCCGCGGCTACGTCTACCGCCCGCGCCGGAGCCGGCAGATGTACGCCACCGAACTGGGCATACTGGTCACGGACAAGCTCCAGAAATACTTCGACGACGTAATGAACACCGGATTCACGGCCGGGATGGAAGAGGACCTGGACAAGATAGAAGAAGCCAAGGCGGAATGGCTCAAGGTGCTCAAGGACTTTTACGGGCTATTCAGCAAAGACCTGGCGCACGCCGAGCAGTTGATGGAAAAGGAAAAAGGCGGCCCGGCCCCGGACGGTTCCAATTGCGAAAAGTGCGGCAACCCTATGATTATCCGCTGGAGCCGGCACGGACGGTTCATCGCCTGCTCCGGATTCCCCAAATGCCGCAACGTCAAACCCATCCAGACCGCTCCCCCGCCCGAACCGGTCCAGCCAGCCGAACCCGAAAAGGAAGAACTGGCCAAGGATACCGGAGAGGCAGAGGAATAA
- a CDS encoding polyprenyl synthetase family protein, which translates to MEINRINRLLKPELIRFEEQFYRMLNWSPTGLSSHLEALKGKRLRPLLLMLIAKAIAPNRALKDSQLNVAVVIELIHNATLIHDDVLDDARLRRNVPTFNAGYGNEMAVLFGDYLFSQAFVGCSDIDAQGVLKLLSSVSSQMCLGELRHMHKRFHFDLAETDYFQIIRQKTASLFSAASYLGASLYTGNKDYLIAARNYGENFGIAYQIMDDYLDIVNIDHQPDKSAGTDLSKGKITLPVIRMLETASDDKRKRLMSLISQDSCHLPQNRKQLHKLLENSRALDYTRNYIKYFIRHAQLALKPFRKSVYKEALMYLSEQIKP; encoded by the coding sequence ATGGAAATCAACAGGATTAATCGCTTGCTCAAGCCGGAGCTGATTCGGTTTGAGGAGCAATTTTACCGGATGCTTAACTGGTCGCCCACCGGGTTATCCTCGCACCTGGAAGCGCTGAAAGGCAAACGTCTCAGGCCGCTTCTGTTAATGCTTATTGCCAAGGCCATCGCTCCTAACCGTGCTCTTAAAGACAGCCAGCTGAACGTGGCGGTGGTCATAGAATTAATCCACAATGCTACGCTGATTCACGATGATGTCCTGGATGACGCTCGGCTCAGGCGCAATGTGCCGACCTTCAATGCCGGATACGGCAATGAGATGGCCGTGTTGTTCGGCGATTACCTATTCTCGCAGGCGTTTGTCGGTTGCAGTGATATTGACGCCCAGGGTGTTCTGAAACTGCTTTCATCCGTTTCGTCCCAGATGTGTCTGGGCGAATTGCGCCATATGCATAAAAGATTCCACTTCGACCTGGCTGAGACCGATTACTTCCAGATTATCCGCCAGAAGACGGCTTCCCTGTTTTCCGCGGCCAGTTATCTGGGGGCATCTTTATATACCGGGAATAAGGATTACCTTATAGCCGCCCGCAACTATGGCGAGAACTTCGGCATTGCTTACCAGATTATGGATGATTATCTGGATATAGTTAATATTGACCACCAGCCCGATAAATCAGCCGGAACCGATCTGTCCAAAGGCAAGATTACCTTGCCCGTCATCCGGATGCTTGAAACCGCGTCCGATGATAAAAGGAAACGGCTGATGTCGCTTATCTCACAGGATAGTTGCCACCTTCCTCAGAACCGCAAGCAACTGCACAAGCTATTGGAAAACAGCCGGGCGCTGGATTATACCCGGAACTACATCAAGTATTTCATCAGGCACGCACAGCTGGCCTTAAAACCGTTCAGGAAATCCGTCTATAAAGAAGCTTTGATGTATCTTTCTGAGCAGATAAAACCTTAA
- a CDS encoding sulfite exporter TauE/SafE family protein: MINQALITLCGTAAVIGFTHTLIGPDHYLPFIMLGKANKWTLSKTVVITILCGIGHVLSSIVLGAIGVGFGIAVNKLVNIESVRGEIAFYLLTGFGLAYSIWGIRYALRHRQHEHRHAHDQEHQPHDHSHSHLSGHSHLHQGNPTTIWTLFIIFVLGPCEPLIPLVMYPAIMHNWYGVTAVAIVFGIITITTMTSIVWLAYRGIEKVSPARTNWLEKWSHALAGIAIASSGLVIKLFGL, translated from the coding sequence ATGATAAACCAAGCACTCATAACTTTATGCGGTACGGCTGCGGTTATCGGGTTCACCCATACCCTGATAGGCCCGGACCACTATCTTCCTTTCATCATGCTCGGCAAGGCCAATAAGTGGACCCTGTCAAAAACCGTCGTTATAACCATATTATGCGGCATCGGACACGTGCTGTCATCCATCGTTTTAGGCGCCATCGGCGTCGGCTTCGGCATCGCCGTCAATAAACTGGTAAATATCGAATCGGTCAGGGGTGAAATAGCGTTTTACCTGCTGACCGGATTCGGACTGGCCTATAGTATCTGGGGCATACGCTATGCCCTGCGACACAGGCAACACGAACATAGGCACGCCCATGACCAGGAACATCAACCCCATGACCACAGCCATTCTCATCTCAGCGGCCATTCACATCTGCACCAGGGCAACCCCACCACCATCTGGACGCTTTTCATCATCTTTGTCCTGGGGCCTTGCGAACCACTGATTCCTTTAGTCATGTACCCGGCCATTATGCATAACTGGTACGGCGTAACAGCCGTGGCCATCGTATTCGGGATAATAACCATAACCACCATGACCTCCATAGTCTGGCTGGCTTATCGCGGAATAGAAAAAGTATCCCCGGCCAGGACAAACTGGCTGGAAAAATGGTCTCACGCGTTAGCCGGCATTGCTATTGCCTCATCCGGACTGGTCATAAAATTATTCGGGCTATAA
- a CDS encoding metal ABC transporter permease: protein MLEMIPILQWAFLACLVLAGIHCYLGMHVVSRGVIFVDLALAQVAALGSAFAVLLGYELCDPMTFAVSLGFTFIGAAVFALIRMRDEKVPQEAIIGIVFAVTSAMTILILDRSPHGGEAIKSMLVGGLLYVTPESVLKIFLIYLGIGIFHYIFRKKFLLISTNVKEAYAQGLSVRWWDFLFYLTFGIVVTISVQVAGVLLVFSYFIIPAVCAMFFTDSIIKRLVIGWVIGLVVSIIGLYFSGIWDLPSGASIVTVFGIALIISALVHRLIITTRNT, encoded by the coding sequence ATGTTAGAAATGATACCGATTCTCCAGTGGGCGTTCTTGGCCTGTTTGGTCCTGGCCGGGATACATTGTTACCTAGGCATGCACGTGGTCAGCCGCGGGGTGATATTCGTAGACCTGGCCCTGGCCCAGGTGGCCGCCCTGGGCAGCGCCTTTGCCGTTTTGCTCGGCTATGAATTATGCGACCCGATGACCTTCGCGGTCTCGCTGGGCTTTACCTTTATCGGCGCGGCGGTCTTTGCCCTTATCCGAATGCGGGATGAAAAGGTTCCTCAGGAAGCCATTATCGGCATCGTCTTCGCCGTAACCTCGGCCATGACCATATTAATACTGGACCGCTCTCCGCACGGCGGCGAGGCCATTAAATCCATGCTGGTGGGCGGACTGCTCTACGTCACGCCGGAATCGGTGCTTAAAATATTCCTGATATATCTCGGCATCGGCATATTCCATTACATATTCCGCAAAAAATTCCTGCTGATTTCAACCAATGTAAAAGAAGCGTACGCCCAGGGCTTATCCGTGCGCTGGTGGGACTTCCTGTTTTATTTGACTTTCGGCATCGTCGTCACCATTTCGGTCCAGGTGGCCGGGGTCCTGCTGGTCTTCAGCTACTTTATCATCCCGGCCGTCTGCGCCATGTTCTTCACCGACAGCATTATCAAGCGCCTGGTCATCGGCTGGGTTATCGGGCTGGTGGTAAGCATTATCGGACTCTACTTTTCCGGCATCTGGGACCTGCCTTCCGGCGCCAGTATCGTCACGGTCTTTGGCATCGCCCTGATAATCTCGGCCCTGGTTCACCGGCTGATAATAACCACCCGGAATACTTGA
- a CDS encoding metal ABC transporter substrate-binding protein, with protein MKRLIIALMLILVPMFGWAEEKKLNVLTTTADLKSITQGIGREYLNVTSICEGYQDPHFAEAKPSFIVNARKADLFIKIGLELEVGYEPLIIEGSRNPKIRPGNDGHLDASEGLLLIEVPTQKVDRSMGDVHPFGNPHYWLDPYNVRLVARNINNRLQKLDPVHSEAYQNNYQAFIRRIDETMFGPDAVKAIAVDKLWESELSGKLDELITQTNTSRTADSQLKLSGWVARMSPLKGSKIIAFHRSWGYFTNRFGLIVAGEVEPKPGIPPGPGHLKDLIQKTKAEDIKAILMESFYDRKSADFVAGQTGAKVLVAALSVGGDESAKDYISLIDNLITKLTDALK; from the coding sequence ATGAAAAGATTAATTATTGCTTTGATGTTAATACTGGTACCAATGTTCGGTTGGGCTGAGGAAAAGAAACTCAATGTCCTGACCACCACCGCCGACTTAAAATCCATTACCCAGGGAATAGGCCGGGAATACCTTAACGTTACCAGCATCTGCGAAGGCTACCAGGACCCGCACTTTGCCGAGGCCAAGCCCAGTTTCATAGTTAACGCCCGCAAGGCCGACTTGTTCATTAAGATCGGACTGGAACTGGAAGTCGGTTACGAACCGCTGATAATCGAAGGCTCCCGTAACCCCAAAATCCGCCCGGGCAATGACGGCCACCTGGACGCGTCCGAAGGACTGCTTCTTATCGAGGTGCCGACCCAGAAAGTCGACCGCTCGATGGGTGATGTCCACCCATTCGGGAATCCCCATTACTGGCTTGACCCTTATAACGTCCGGCTGGTCGCCCGTAATATCAATAACCGCCTCCAAAAGCTTGACCCGGTTCATTCCGAAGCATATCAGAATAACTACCAAGCGTTCATCCGGCGGATTGACGAGACCATGTTCGGCCCGGACGCAGTCAAAGCCATAGCCGTTGATAAACTCTGGGAATCGGAACTATCCGGCAAGCTCGATGAACTCATAACCCAGACTAATACGTCAAGAACCGCTGACTCCCAATTAAAACTATCCGGCTGGGTTGCCAGGATGAGCCCGTTAAAAGGTTCTAAGATAATCGCCTTTCACCGCTCCTGGGGCTATTTCACCAATCGCTTTGGCCTGATAGTCGCCGGCGAGGTCGAACCCAAGCCCGGCATCCCGCCCGGACCCGGACATCTTAAAGACCTTATCCAGAAAACAAAAGCAGAAGATATAAAAGCTATCCTGATGGAATCGTTCTATGACCGCAAATCAGCCGACTTTGTCGCCGGCCAAACCGGAGCAAAGGTTCTTGTCGCCGCGCTCTCCGTCGGCGGCGATGAATCAGCCAAGGATTATATCTCGCTTATAGACAACCTAATTACCAAATTAACCGATGCGTTAAAATAA
- the nikR gene encoding nickel-responsive transcriptional regulator NikR → MTELVRFGVSLEKELLDELDRFVRAGGFANRSQGLRSLIREKLVKQEWLKGKEVAGTITLVYDHHRRELVKKLISVQHDFHDAIVSTQHIHLDHSNCLEIVVVKGKPSQAQELLQALKATKGVKHCAISMATTGHKIP, encoded by the coding sequence ATGACAGAACTGGTTCGTTTCGGGGTATCGCTGGAAAAGGAACTGCTGGATGAGCTCGACCGCTTCGTCCGGGCCGGCGGTTTCGCCAACCGCTCCCAAGGACTGCGCAGTTTAATCCGGGAAAAGCTGGTTAAACAAGAATGGCTTAAGGGCAAAGAAGTGGCCGGCACCATCACTCTGGTCTATGACCACCACCGGCGCGAGCTGGTCAAAAAGCTTATCTCCGTCCAGCACGACTTCCACGACGCCATAGTCTCCACCCAGCACATTCACCTGGACCATAGCAACTGCCTGGAAATCGTGGTGGTCAAGGGCAAGCCCAGCCAGGCGCAGGAATTATTGCAGGCGTTAAAGGCCACCAAAGGAGTCAAGCACTGCGCCATATCCATGGCCACCACCGGGCACAAGATACCGTAA
- a CDS encoding NifB/NifX family molybdenum-iron cluster-binding protein, translating to MKICIPTETQDGKSAQVYAHFGSAPFFTIYDTEKDAIEVIKNANEHHSHGMCQPISALAGKSIDVVVCGGMGARAVQKLNEGGVKAYRSVPGTVADIAGQFSKGSLEEITIENSCSQHNCH from the coding sequence ATGAAAATATGTATTCCGACAGAAACACAAGACGGCAAGTCAGCGCAAGTTTATGCGCACTTCGGTAGCGCGCCCTTTTTCACTATTTACGACACCGAGAAAGACGCTATTGAGGTCATCAAGAATGCTAATGAGCATCATTCGCATGGCATGTGCCAGCCTATAAGTGCATTAGCCGGCAAAAGCATCGATGTGGTGGTTTGCGGAGGAATGGGCGCCAGAGCTGTCCAGAAACTGAACGAAGGCGGAGTTAAAGCGTATAGATCCGTGCCGGGCACGGTTGCCGATATTGCTGGTCAATTCTCCAAGGGCAGTCTTGAGGAAATTACTATCGAGAACTCCTGTTCCCAGCATAATTGTCATTAG